From the Euphorbia lathyris chromosome 6, ddEupLath1.1, whole genome shotgun sequence genome, one window contains:
- the LOC136233640 gene encoding RING-H2 finger protein ATL46-like, giving the protein MPMRKDLKMSWIEYQIKQKDGFLTYPPPLSAASLSSPYANNVHKDSSSSAGTRISPAVLFIIVILAVLFFISGLLHLLVRFLIKHPSSSSSSQSNRFPQLSAPDALQRQLQQLFHLHDSGLDQAFIDALPVFQYREIVGLKEPFDCAVCLCEFTHKDKLRLLPMCSHAFHINCIDTWLLSNSTCPLCRATLFAPGFSIENPIFDFDDSREDEGQNTQKTLEIEEATGVLPVRLGKFKKLNDGAASTGEAIGETSSSNLDARRCFSMGSYQYVLGASELQVALGSGGRDDAAAAAEDSEAKKITKRESFSVSKIWLWSKKGKFSSSSSDAQMPNSLNIDLPWITRPQQHQK; this is encoded by the coding sequence ATGCCAATGAGAAAAGATTTGAAGATGTCATGGATTGAGTACCAAATCAAGCAAAAAGATGGGTTTTTGACATATCCACCTCCTCTTTCTGCTGCTTCTTTGTCTTCTCCATATGCTAATAATGTCCACaaagattcttcttcttctgctggAACAAGAATTAGCCCTGCTGTTCTGTTCATTATAGTGATTCTTGCAGTGCTATTTTTCATATCTGGTTTGCTCCACTTGCTTGTTAGATTCCTTATAAAGCACCCAtcttcctcatcctcatccCAATCCAATAGATTCCCCCAACTCTCTGCCCCAGATGCTCTTCAAAGGCAACTACAGCAGCTTTTTCACCTCCATGATTCTGGTCTGGATCAGGCTTTCATTGATGCTCTTCCTGTTTTTCAGTACAGAGAGATTGTAGGACTCAAAGAGCCTTTTGATTGTGCTGTTTGTCTATGTGAGTTTACTCATAAAGACAAACTCAGATTGCTTCCTATGTGTAGCCATGCTTTCCATATCAATTGCATAGATACTTGGCTATTGTCCAACTCTACTTGCCCTCTCTGCAGAGCTACCCTTTTTGCCCCAGGCTTTTCAATTGAAAACCCTATCTTTGATTTTGATGACTCCAGAGAAGATGAGGGTCAAAACACCCAAAAAACACTTGAAATTGAAGAAGCAACAGGGGTTTTACCAGTCAGACTTGGCAAATTCAAGAAGCTAAATGATGGAGCCGCCTCCACCGGAGAGGCAATAGGTGAGACTAGTAGTAGCAATTTAGATGCAAGAAGATGTTTTTCAATGGGTTCATATCAATATGTGCTTGGAGCTTCAGAACTCCAGGTTGCTTTAGGTTCCGGGGGCCGGGATGatgcagcagcagcagcagaagACTCAGAAGCAAAGAAGATAACAAAGCGTGAAAGCTTCTCAGTTTCAAAAATATGGCTTTGGTCTAAAAAGGGGAAGTTTTCTTCAAGCTCCTCTGATGCTCAAATGCCTAATTCACTTAACATAGATTTGCCATGGATAACTAGACCCCAACAACACCAAAAATGA